The DNA window AATGGGAAACAAATAGGAAATGGAGTTGAAGTTGTTGCAATCAAGGAAGATCAAACCCCTTTAAAAAAAGTGTATGATCCTGGTCATCCGGATGCAGATAAGGATGGATATGTACAGATGCCTAATGTAGATACGGTAACGGAAATGATTAACATGATTTCATCTACTAGAGCATACGAAGCCAATGTTACAGCTATGAATGCAGCAAAAAGTATGGCAATGAAAGCCCTTGAAATTGGGAAATAGATATTAAGTGATGGAGGATTTATATATGAAGATTAATGATGTTATGCAACCATCAAAAAATGTATTTAATATAACCAAGGAGAAAAATCAACAAGATTTTTCTACATTTTTGAAGGATTCTTTAAAGAAAGTTAATGATTATGAGCTAGACTCGGAGAGAATAAACACTCTCGCAGCAGTCGGGGAAATTGATAATATACATGAAGTGATGATAGCCGCTGAAAAATCTAAAATTGC is part of the Crassaminicella profunda genome and encodes:
- the flgC gene encoding flagellar basal body rod protein FlgC, translated to MSLFHSINVSATGLTAERLRMDIISKNIANANTTRTSSGTPYRRQVPVFKQSGPNFSQVLENAKNGKQIGNGVEVVAIKEDQTPLKKVYDPGHPDADKDGYVQMPNVDTVTEMINMISSTRAYEANVTAMNAAKSMAMKALEIGK
- the fliE gene encoding flagellar hook-basal body complex protein FliE, producing MKINDVMQPSKNVFNITKEKNQQDFSTFLKDSLKKVNDYELDSERINTLAAVGEIDNIHEVMIAAEKSKIALQFTVEVKNKVLDAYKQIMRLQV